A region from the Lolium perenne isolate Kyuss_39 chromosome 4, Kyuss_2.0, whole genome shotgun sequence genome encodes:
- the LOC127295243 gene encoding plastid-lipid-associated protein 6, chloroplastic produces the protein MAAPSWSSCCASTSTRPLLSHIAGSKSRKLWWTSGGGRGGSGGKTQQLSICAVAAPAAVDYADTGADDVPSLKFKLLSAVSGLNRGLVASQEDLERADAAARQLEAAAPAPVDLAKDLDKLQGRWRLVYSSAFSSRTLGGSRPGPPTGRLLPITLGQVFQRIDVVSEDFDNIVELELGAPWPLPPVEATATLAHKFEITGTASIKINFDKTTVKTKGNLAQLPLLEVPRLPDNLRPPTSNTGSGEFEVTYLDDDTRVTRGDRGELRVFVIS, from the exons ATGGCAGCGCCGTCGTGGTCATCTTgctgcgcctccacctccactcgTCCTCTGCTTAGTCATATTGCGGGCAGCAAGAGCAGGAAGCTATGGTGGACAAGCGGCGGTGGTAGGGGCGGTAGCGGAGGGAAGACACAGCAGCTGTCCATCTGCGCGGTGGCGGCACCGGCCGCCGTGGACTACGCGGACACCGGCGCCGACGACGTGCCCTCGCTTAAATTCAAGCTGCTG AGCGCGGTGTCCGGGCTCAACCGGGGCCTTGTAGCTAGCCAGGAGGACCTGGAGCGAGCGGATGCGGCGGCGAGACAGCTCGAGGCGGCGGCACCGGCTCCCGTGGACCTTGCCAAGGACCTCGATAAGCTGCAGGGGCGGTGGAGGCTGGTCTACAGCAGCGCGTTCTCGTCGCGGACCCTCGGTGGCAGCCGCCCTGGCCCGCCCACCGGCCGTCTCCTCCCAATCACCCTCGGACAG GTGTTCCAGAGGATCGACGTGGTCAGCGAGGACTTCGATAACATTGTGGAGCTCGAGCTCGGCGCGCCATGGCCGCTGCCGCCGGTCGAGGCCACGGCCACCCTGGCGCACAAGTTTGAGATCACCG GAACCGCGAGCATTAAGATCAACTTCGACAAGACGACGGTGAAGACGAAAGGGAACCTGGCCCAGTTGCCTCTGCTGGAGGTGCCCCGCCTCCCGGACAACCTCAGGCCGCCGACGTCCAACACCGGGAGCGGCGAGTTCGAAGTGACCTACCTCGACGACGACACCCGCGTCACCCGGGGGGACAGGGGGGAGCTCAGGGTGTTCGTCATCTCATAA